The Montipora foliosa isolate CH-2021 chromosome 1, ASM3666993v2, whole genome shotgun sequence DNA segment caacgaggcgcgtagcgccgagttggttgtgatcatttcatatccagcaagcccgagtagaataattgttttataaaaaccccaacatcacaactcttttatgttgaatttatttggccattttttctcggagccgcaaaactgtgtatttgcGGCTGTGTTCagtgaccatatttggtagtgcaGGTATATATAAACGCGAAAAtgtgctcggatatttgtccgcggacattatctgttccgagaagcgaacagttttccgagagcgaagctattgaggctattgtgtttattatccttcaaatatttttcgcaacaagcgggatcttgCCAGTCCGtcatgtcaacacgtcaaagtttgtcaattgtcttccaaaaccgcgtcattcaatattcatttccagaatttcgaacagacttcgcttcagttaaaagaatatgcttggggggaaaagtacaacatttcagtgaaaggaaaacatacttttttaatcgtgtggatacaagtggaggatactatttacaaacagcttaccgtcaaaaacgttaacagcgtatgaagtggattttttcgtgttttctggtaccgctctatcgaccagcaggtttatctcttcttctgttacgaaagcaaaccgttctgccatcctaacatgaattttaatgtgagacttgaatccttgaagtcagttttaaaaattggggaatatcattggggaatatcctcggatattccccagttttagctggggaatattcgcccacgtgacgcgtttagaccaatcgcgtgcgagcgaaaatatttgatggattataagagctgataacctgtgtccggcgagccaatgaaaatgctggaaatgtgatatccgtagttcagtttttaataacatcAAGTATATACTTAGAGCCATCTCGGTCAATTcgcagcagagaccattgaaacttggtgggCAAATATTTCTACAGGCAACACACGTACGGCtctaaagaaattggttcccatgatcactcttttccagtcccctccaacctgatttcaatatttttggagatgttaagctagaaaaacatttaacaaggccacaaactcggcCTAACATTGGTTAGCTTGCAAACAATAAAATCTCGAACCGGAAATAAAAATGGCCGATGTGGCGCAAAGCCGATGATCAGTGTGTTTGTTCAAAACTACGGTATTACTTATTGCTTCTTTCTGTTCTACTCGAAGGGACACATTCTTTAAGTTGAGGTCACGTAAAGCTTCACATAGAGACTCTTTGAATGAAATACTTCTGAGCGCCGCCATGCTTAGTACTATTGACGACTCACATACGAACTTCGGAATTCCTAAAATCTGGGACTGCAAATTCCTTtgtctccagagcccttcgttttctcgtgcgaaggccccgccggctaagagaaacgatgggatctggggACGAAAGATAGCtccttaattaaccctttgactcccaagagTGATTGATATAAAACTTCTCCTTACATGCTCAGTATATTGTGAGCAGGCAGGTGACGAGAATAAAGGAATTTATCACCAGACGGTTTTTTTCTATATATATCATCAAATTCCCATAACTGACATAGAAAGTAATGTATGGCAGACAGTAAGGAGAATTAACATTCAgatcttgggaatgaaagggCTAAAGGAGTGGAACCTTTCGGGATACTTGGTTGGATGATTTTCCGCTGACAGAGGTACAGAAGACTCAAAGATAGGCCATATTTGAAACACCAAATATACCTGAGAGTGACGCCAGCATGCCCCGAGAAAACCCGAGCTTCGTAAAATAGCTGAATCTTTCCGATTACTTTAACGGATGATTTTGCAGTGAGAAACAGAAGGCTTTTAAAGATCGGCCATTTAACCACGTTCTTCTTtgagaggcagtgtggcccagtggtttggGTGGTTGCCTTAAGATCCGGGGaccccgggttcaagacccgatctgaccactcgttgaatttattcctggtagtccctggttcatctTCTCAGCTAcaattgtaaatagccaactagcttgcctccggccagttgggattcttaacagttgttgttgaatgttctgttctgttgtgattgtgtttcattggccctgaaaagcccctatggggagtgatCAATAGTCaataagtatgtatgtatgtgctCAAATCGCGATAAAGTTGTTTGGTTTCAAACACTTACGTTTGcaacatatttctttttttcatttttttcccccTAGTACTATTTAATAGTTTGTTCCGTTTCAGGTCATAATGTTTTCGGTGAGGATATTGTCAAGACCTTAACTGGGACAGCTGATGTAAAGGAACGGtcgaaatttattttaatggaCAAAATTCAGCCACCCGTGGCAAAAAACTATATAGTGCGTGCGGAACTGCCTCAACCAGTTCTGGCGGATGTTGTCAGTGAGATAGGATTTTTTGGAATTCTTATAAGGTGAGGTGTTTCAGTGAACCGGCTCATTTTTTTTCAGATGGTGCTTATTTGCTATAAgaaagtaaaagttattttcaTGATAAATATTTGCATTCTCTTATTAACGAGAGTCTGAAGTGAGCTTGAAATTGCTACTAGAGCTTTTAACGGTAATATCAGCAAATTTCAGCGACATCTTTCAACTTAATACAAAGAAAGTTTGTAGATTTCTCTTATTAAAGCAGTTATTTTACATTCGTATCATCATATGTCCACGGGTACCCTTTTGTGAATGAAATTGATTTCAGTGATACAGCACGTCCAGCATAAAAAAGTTTTCGGCCGGGTTGAATTGTAATCATCTCGCTATAGGAGCTTTCTTTTACTCTCGAGATCTTCGTCcacatttttttagtgaaagAAAGAAGGCgtttgcaaaaatttggtttggttttatcaaacgagaataagacgcaaacagcggtgataaacataaGCAAGCGCATCGTTTGAAGTtgtttacttgacgtttcgtatgcttcaaCATACATCCTCGGAAGTGACTGTTAACTACGAATTTGAACTTTTTATAGTGTAACATATAAAAAATATGGAACTAAGTGGTTTCAAGACAATGTGACAAATTAGTTACTAATTATTTTGCACTAtaaaaaagttcaaatttgTAGTTCAcggtcacttctgaggatgtatgtcGAAGCATACGAACGTGaggtaaataatttcaaacaatgcgcttGGTTataatgtttgtcaccgctgtttgcgtcttatttttgattaAGCTAAgatgccaaagaaaaagagtatttatcAAACGCGTTTATAAGGAAGGATAAATTGATCACCTTCAGTATGGAGTGGTGaggttagcccttcgtcagagggaAGCTGcgcactctgacgaagggctgacACTCCATGCGTCACTTCACAACTCTTCAGTATTTATCTTTTTCCGACTCCTTTCCCGCAACTTTGGGCGTCCAAGGAAAGATCCTGCGGGGAAGAGGTTGAAGTTCTCGTTTGTCTTTAGAAACTGACGTCTTCATTGATTTATGTTGCAGTCGAGGCGATGAAATATTGGTAAACAGAGAAGTTGGCCACCTGATGCGTACGAAAAGCATCGACCATCAAGATGGCGGAGTGTGTTCAGGGAGAGCCAACTTGGACAGCCCTTACCTCGTGTAACCTCCCCGTACCCACGGGAAGATCGCGCGCGTCATCTCGCAGTAAATGATCATCGCGCTTGGTCGCGTGTTTCTTCCGCTTAACAGTCCTGGAATAAAAGCAAGGGATATCATACTTTTTGGCCAGTGTCTCAACAACACTGATAAACAGGTTTTTCGAATTCCCGGAAGAAGAGTTCAAGTAAATAGATGGATTTAGAAGATAATTATTCTTGGTGTTTGTATAAATCATGCAGCATAGTTGTAATAAACGTTATAAAGGTTTTCAGTGTGATACAACTGGTTTTACTTTAATATCCTCGTCGACCCAACTTGTACAAACTGGCAGTAAAATCTCGACTCTGTCTACTGCTGTACTGGTTCTCATTTTACACAAAGCTGTCAATCAACAAAAAGCCTTTAAATAATATCGCactattttactttttttatgaCCCGAATGTTTTTGAGTGGTGTGTATGgaatgttttcactcacgtgatcagtaaccttgtttttctatcgaaataaaagaaaatgtttgcatgataatagagctcaattcccgcaGGATTAGTTGGGTGCAACAAGATGGCCGCTGTTTcattgtttaggaacaccaacatgaccgCTATTCTCTCTAGGGGCTCCGCACAAAATAGCCTTAGAACGCTGATTACGTAACCTTAGCATACCGCGTGCAGTCCGTAGCAATCCTTCACGTGTCCCAGGGATATGGGACTCTTATATAAGGCCACTCCCTTATCACGATAGCTCATTCAGTCTTTTCGGTGTTACGAATTCTCCTTTTCGCGTCCCAACCACCTC contains these protein-coding regions:
- the LOC137976456 gene encoding glutathione synthetase-like; this encodes MLERSSAIKCTSSAFHLAGTKKVQQVLASPGVLERFISDEEAVNKIRSTFTGLYTLDEGPEGDKAVQMAMEEPDRFVLKPQLEGGGHNVFGEDIVKTLTGTADVKERSKFILMDKIQPPVAKNYIVRAELPQPVLADVVSEIGFFGILISRGDEILVNREVGHLMRTKSIDHQDGGVCSGRANLDSPYLV